The DNA window CATGAGCGGAACACCGCCTTTACAGCTTCTATTAGCTGTTCTTTTGGCTCCTGGGGGAAATCACTTCCCATCTCTTTTTTATATAATTCCTTGTATCTCTTTACTACTTCTTTAAGGTTTTGTGCTGAAAGATCGGTGTCATACTTTGCGCCGTTTTCTTCTTTAACCGCTTCTAAAATGTGCTCGAATTTCTGTTTGTCAACTTCCATGACAACATCGCTGAACATCTGTATAAAACGCCTGTAGCTGTCGTATGCAAACCTTTCGTTTTGCGTGAGGCTAGAAAGCCCTTCAACTGTGTTGTCATTGAGACCTAAATTTAATATGGTATCCATCATACCGGGCATGGATGCTCTTGCACCGGAACGAACCGAGACAAGGAGCGGGTTTTTAACATCCCCAAATTTCTTGTTGGTAATTTTCTCCAGCCTCGCTAAATGCTCATCTATTTGAGTAAGTATGTCCTGTCCGATTACTTTACCGTCCTCGTAATATCTGGTGCAAGCTTCTGTTGTTACAGTAAATCCTTGTGGCACTGGAAGACCAATGATTGTCATTTCCGCAAGGTTTGCACCCTTGCCGCCCAAAAGATTCTTCATCTTTGCATTACCTTCGCTAAAAAGGTAAACGTATTTTGTACTTGCCATTATGATCTACCCCCCGATTTCATTTAGTCTTTGAGATTGACATGGTATAAAGAGCGGACAAAAATTATTTAAAGTATACGCTTAAATTATCCCTGACTCTCGCCAAGCTTGACAAGAAGCTGAGTTAAAGTTGTTTTTGATACTTTTCCAGTAATTTTGTAATGTTCCTTTTGCAATTCATCCTTTACCACTTCAATAACAGGGAGGCTGTCAACCTCGTGCTCAATTATCTTTCTTGCTGCTTCATAAGCGGTGTCGGTATCCTTTACCGTAACAATATTAGGCATACGTGTCATAATTACGCCAACGGGAACTTTATGGACATCTGAACTTCCTATGGCAGTTTTTAAAAAATCCTTTCGTGACACAGCACCCACCAAGTACCCACTGGACTCAACAAAAATAGTACCTACATCATTTAAAAACAGCGTTACTATTGAATCATATACACTGTAATTT is part of the Oxobacter pfennigii genome and encodes:
- a CDS encoding helix-turn-helix transcriptional regulator, which translates into the protein MRTIKLTKRQEELIELVKANQPITSEQLADKLNITRAALRPDLAILTMSGILDARPKVGYFYSQKPTTSLIHDYIRNIKVLDIKSKPVTVSENYSVYDSIVTLFLNDVGTIFVESSGYLVGAVSRKDFLKTAIGSSDVHKVPVGVIMTRMPNIVTVKDTDTAYEAARKIIEHEVDSLPVIEVVKDELQKEHYKITGKVSKTTLTQLLVKLGESQG